Proteins found in one Lysinibacillus fusiformis genomic segment:
- a CDS encoding cupin domain-containing protein, with product MAYIPINFQEKLAKFQEHWSPKVIAEMNDYQFKLVKVQGDFVWHKHDDTDEVFIVLEGQLIIEFRDGEVSLQAGEMFVVPRNVEHKPYAASECKILLVEPVGVVNTGEEQSELTAENDVWI from the coding sequence ATGGCATACATACCGATTAATTTTCAAGAGAAATTAGCTAAATTTCAAGAGCATTGGTCACCAAAGGTCATTGCTGAAATGAATGATTATCAATTTAAGCTCGTCAAAGTTCAGGGGGATTTTGTCTGGCATAAGCATGATGATACGGATGAAGTGTTTATCGTCCTTGAGGGGCAGTTAATCATCGAATTCCGAGATGGTGAAGTAAGCCTGCAAGCAGGGGAAATGTTTGTGGTTCCGCGCAATGTGGAACATAAACCCTATGCGGCTTCAGAGTGTAAAATTTTGCTTGTAGAGCCTGTTGGTGTCGTGAATACAGGTGAGGAACAATCAGAGCTTACCGCTGAAAACGATGTGTGGATTTAA
- a CDS encoding aminotransferase class I/II-fold pyridoxal phosphate-dependent enzyme encodes MKIVPSKKMSLFTPAIFGDLKNFAREQQAKGMTLIDLSLGSPDLPPHAKIREHLSYRAGLAESYGYTLTGTQRFYDAVSRYYKRRSNVDLDPATEIIQTIGSQEGLVHLPIAFCDPGDIVLSTNPAYVAYDAGIHLAGAIPYYMPQTADNDYLPDLDAVPEDIAQKAKLLILNLPGNPVPAMPSLAYFEKVIAFAKKYNIIVLHDAAYSEFYFTGDGPISFLAAPGAKEVGMEINSLSKSFSLAGTRIAYIAGNAEMIAVIKQLKSNLDFGIFEPIQDAAVVALDNAEEITESLRATFSQRHKTLMNGLQALGWEAAPSDGGMFVWAKYPYAIDCTELAFQLIEQVGVVTVPGTVFGTAGQGYLRLALVQPKELLQEAVDRLAKVQLLAQSKN; translated from the coding sequence TTGAAAATCGTACCATCTAAAAAAATGTCATTATTTACACCAGCAATTTTCGGAGATTTGAAAAATTTTGCGCGCGAGCAGCAAGCAAAAGGCATGACCTTAATTGACTTAAGCTTAGGAAGTCCTGATCTTCCCCCACATGCTAAAATCCGTGAGCATCTTTCCTATCGCGCAGGTTTAGCTGAATCTTACGGCTATACACTGACAGGCACACAGCGTTTTTATGATGCGGTGAGTCGCTACTATAAGCGCCGTAGTAACGTCGATCTAGATCCCGCAACAGAAATTATTCAAACAATTGGCTCGCAAGAAGGCTTAGTGCATTTACCCATCGCCTTTTGTGATCCAGGAGACATCGTCTTATCCACAAACCCAGCTTATGTTGCATATGACGCAGGAATTCACTTAGCTGGCGCAATACCTTATTACATGCCTCAAACAGCTGACAACGATTATTTACCTGATTTAGACGCTGTACCAGAAGATATTGCCCAGAAAGCAAAGCTATTGATTTTAAACTTGCCAGGAAATCCTGTACCAGCGATGCCTTCATTAGCGTACTTTGAAAAAGTCATTGCCTTTGCCAAAAAATATAATATTATTGTTCTCCATGATGCGGCCTATTCAGAGTTCTATTTTACGGGAGATGGCCCCATTAGCTTCCTAGCTGCACCAGGAGCAAAAGAAGTCGGCATGGAGATTAACTCCCTTTCCAAAAGCTTTAGTCTTGCGGGCACACGTATTGCCTATATCGCAGGAAATGCAGAAATGATCGCTGTTATCAAGCAATTAAAATCAAATTTAGACTTCGGTATTTTCGAGCCTATCCAGGATGCGGCTGTCGTTGCACTGGATAACGCAGAGGAAATTACGGAAAGCTTACGTGCCACTTTCTCACAACGTCATAAAACACTGATGAATGGCTTACAAGCTTTAGGATGGGAGGCAGCACCATCAGATGGGGGAATGTTCGTTTGGGCAAAATATCCCTATGCTATCGATTGTACAGAACTAGCCTTCCAATTGATTGAACAAGTTGGCGTTGTCACAGTGCCCGGAACCGTATTTGGTACTGCAGGACAAGGCTATTTACGTTTAGCATTAGTCCAACCAAAGGAACTTCTGCAAGAAGCTGTGGATCGCTTAGCAAAAGTACAATTATTGGCCCAAAGCAAAAATTAG
- a CDS encoding aminoglycoside 6-adenylyltransferase: MPSKCLKKPQDSPDIKCSIGQHNDFQLSTGKMGKYLKNYVSANYWALYVKTYADADYANMWNALFTACTLFRSMAKHAHMSAYLKQVCTLSPDAKTIL; this comes from the coding sequence ATGCCAAGCAAATGCTTGAAGAAACCACAAGACAGTCCTGACATCAAATGCTCAATTGGTCAGCATAATGATTTTCAATTATCTACAGGCAAAATGGGGAAGTATTTGAAAAACTATGTGTCAGCTAATTATTGGGCATTGTATGTAAAAACCTATGCGGACGCTGACTATGCTAATATGTGGAATGCCCTATTTACGGCATGCACACTGTTTCGAAGCATGGCAAAGCATGCCCATATGTCAGCCTATTTGAAGCAAGTATGCACGTTATCACCAGATGCGAAAACGATTTTGTAA
- a CDS encoding ATP-binding protein, protein MKVYSLSGPSGTGKSTSALAFAHKLGVEAIVDDGLLIVNGVRVAGLSAKFEKNTITAVRRAIFTDPAHREAVQKALAHHQVQSILLIGTSTKMTNSIAKQLELGPIEHYYDVEDVRSFKEIQKARFIRQTQGKHVMPIPYRQVEQNFFKRLVQKGMEIFSSKREKIGETTIVRPDFQREYIEISKPVYVQLLTYCCSQQAIVQKVEQAQFVLGDQVQAILTIQVKLPIDYPLAARLLALQQAVQEDFYLHFGYELDAIHVHVKTAIQKKKA, encoded by the coding sequence GTGAAGGTATATTCATTAAGCGGACCAAGTGGCACAGGCAAAAGTACAAGTGCGCTTGCCTTTGCCCATAAATTAGGGGTGGAGGCCATTGTTGATGATGGATTACTCATTGTGAATGGCGTAAGAGTTGCAGGCCTTTCTGCTAAATTTGAAAAAAATACAATTACCGCTGTACGGCGTGCCATTTTTACAGATCCAGCCCATCGTGAGGCTGTCCAAAAAGCGCTAGCTCATCATCAGGTACAGTCTATTTTACTTATCGGCACATCGACTAAAATGACGAATAGTATTGCCAAGCAGCTAGAGCTAGGACCGATTGAGCATTATTATGATGTGGAGGATGTCCGTTCTTTTAAGGAAATTCAAAAAGCCCGCTTTATCCGTCAAACACAGGGTAAGCATGTGATGCCGATCCCCTATAGACAAGTGGAGCAAAATTTCTTTAAACGATTGGTGCAAAAGGGCATGGAGATTTTTTCATCGAAACGAGAAAAAATCGGGGAAACGACGATTGTGCGTCCTGATTTTCAGCGGGAATATATAGAAATCAGCAAGCCAGTTTATGTACAGCTACTGACATACTGCTGTAGCCAACAGGCGATTGTACAAAAGGTGGAGCAGGCACAATTTGTGTTAGGGGATCAGGTTCAAGCTATCCTCACTATTCAGGTGAAGCTACCAATTGATTATCCATTAGCAGCCCGTTTATTGGCATTACAACAAGCGGTGCAGGAAGATTTTTATCTACATTTTGGCTATGAATTAGATGCTATTCATGTGCATGTTAAAACAGCTATACAAAAGAAAAAGGCGTAA
- a CDS encoding enoyl-CoA hydratase/isomerase family protein yields MQVKTTRLEAEDAKIIYQETAGLAIITIHRPQAKNALTANMWDQLAKIALQVLDNPKNKVLILRGSGQSFTAGSDIKEFNAISLEQAEEAFVHMEKTISTIERLPIPTIGVINGPAMGAGLELALACDIRIGSDKAKLGIPVGKLGITLNNKFAQRLVQLVGPATTKDLVFTGRMFKAEEAFKLGLLNYLVAEKDLNKYMIRMGKLVAGMSPESLLAVKQSVQECLDSVPTLWQGSSPFVGSDFAEGCRAFVEKRQPQFTRQPK; encoded by the coding sequence ATGCAAGTAAAAACGACTCGACTGGAAGCAGAAGATGCGAAAATTATTTATCAAGAAACAGCTGGGCTAGCGATTATTACGATTCATCGACCACAGGCAAAAAATGCATTAACGGCAAACATGTGGGATCAATTAGCCAAGATTGCCCTACAAGTATTAGATAATCCGAAAAATAAAGTACTGATTTTACGAGGCTCTGGCCAAAGCTTTACAGCCGGCTCTGATATTAAAGAGTTCAATGCCATCTCTCTTGAGCAAGCTGAAGAAGCGTTTGTACATATGGAAAAGACCATTTCAACCATTGAGCGCCTACCGATTCCAACGATTGGCGTCATCAACGGCCCGGCAATGGGCGCTGGCTTGGAATTAGCCTTAGCCTGTGATATCCGCATTGGCTCCGACAAGGCCAAGCTCGGCATTCCTGTCGGTAAATTAGGGATTACTTTAAATAACAAATTTGCGCAGCGTTTAGTTCAGCTCGTCGGCCCTGCCACAACCAAGGATTTAGTCTTTACAGGACGAATGTTTAAAGCAGAGGAAGCTTTCAAGCTTGGGCTGCTTAACTACTTAGTAGCTGAAAAGGATTTAAATAAATACATGATTCGAATGGGCAAGCTTGTTGCAGGGATGTCCCCTGAATCCTTACTTGCCGTGAAGCAATCCGTTCAGGAATGTCTCGATAGTGTGCCGACCTTATGGCAAGGCTCTTCGCCATTTGTAGGCAGTGATTTCGCAGAGGGTTGTCGTGCCTTTGTGGAAAAACGCCAGCCTCAATTTACCCGTCAGCCAAAATAA
- a CDS encoding tyrosine-type recombinase/integrase: MVTLKEAWNSYALLLQSLKKSAATKKQYNMDGQQFLTFAHEQNYLYVDHQLKNLLQLYCDYLKETYSNINTFNHKIATLRGFVDFIFLREWVEPFDYQHILQPKKRQKEALQVLTNKQVMQIANVWPTYFQYAKTQEHAWLARRNGCIVQVLMETGCKPAELVRMKWAHLNEEKATLFIANRNGRREIKCSPILMDMLTQYKKETTHLHEQEVGEWVWVSEASLAKPITTKTIERIFQTMAQDIGKNIRATDLRYTVMQRAFQQEKTLEHIQQEMGYVRKWVLTERQQRLE; encoded by the coding sequence ATGGTTACACTCAAGGAAGCATGGAATAGCTACGCATTGCTGCTACAATCATTGAAAAAAAGTGCTGCCACAAAAAAACAATACAATATGGATGGGCAGCAGTTTTTAACATTCGCCCATGAGCAAAACTACCTGTATGTGGACCATCAATTGAAAAATTTATTACAGCTCTATTGCGACTATTTAAAGGAAACCTACAGTAATATCAACACGTTTAATCATAAAATAGCGACATTGCGAGGCTTTGTAGATTTTATTTTTTTACGAGAATGGGTGGAGCCTTTTGATTATCAGCATATTTTGCAGCCGAAAAAAAGACAAAAAGAAGCACTGCAAGTACTGACAAATAAACAGGTCATGCAAATTGCCAACGTATGGCCAACCTATTTTCAATATGCTAAAACGCAGGAGCATGCATGGCTGGCAAGACGCAATGGCTGTATCGTTCAAGTGTTGATGGAAACGGGTTGTAAGCCCGCTGAGCTTGTGCGCATGAAATGGGCTCACTTGAATGAAGAGAAAGCGACCCTTTTTATAGCTAATCGAAATGGACGTCGAGAAATTAAGTGTTCGCCCATCCTCATGGACATGCTAACACAATATAAAAAAGAGACGACCCATTTACATGAGCAAGAGGTAGGGGAATGGGTTTGGGTAAGCGAGGCGAGTTTAGCGAAGCCGATTACGACGAAGACAATTGAACGCATTTTCCAAACGATGGCTCAAGATATAGGGAAGAATATAAGAGCAACTGATTTGCGTTATACTGTCATGCAACGGGCATTTCAGCAGGAAAAAACGCTGGAGCATATTCAACAAGAAATGGGCTATGTACGGAAATGGGTGCTAACAGAAAGACAGCAGCGCCTCGAATAA
- a CDS encoding transglutaminase family protein — MKFEIQHTNIFQYESEVDQSLNTIRLKPRSDERQRLLSYRIAITPSSLTREHTDIWGNTVGSFYIPEQHQILEIHTSSIVSIQRAPFIHRIQYSPEMQTIFHSQLFYEHYLPYLKATHFTFMTEQQLEEVYHAIGHAENPVLFSLNLMQYLYSSFEYDPTATNVTTTASEAFALKRGVCQDFTHVMLAVLRAKGIPARYVSGYLYVDENSALIGDIATHAWVEVMIPGIGWIGLDPTNNVEVLENHIILCIGRDYSDISPVEGVYSGGKHDLTVKVNVKALNHL, encoded by the coding sequence ATGAAATTTGAAATTCAGCATACAAATATTTTTCAATATGAGTCTGAAGTCGATCAAAGCTTGAATACCATTCGTTTAAAGCCGCGTAGTGATGAGCGTCAGCGATTATTATCTTATCGAATTGCCATTACGCCGTCTTCCCTGACCCGTGAGCATACGGATATTTGGGGCAATACAGTTGGTTCTTTTTATATACCAGAGCAGCATCAAATACTAGAAATTCATACATCTTCGATTGTGAGTATTCAGCGTGCGCCATTTATTCATCGTATTCAATATTCACCCGAAATGCAGACCATTTTTCACTCGCAGCTATTCTATGAGCATTATTTACCGTATTTAAAAGCAACACATTTTACATTTATGACAGAGCAGCAGCTAGAGGAAGTCTATCATGCGATCGGTCATGCTGAAAATCCTGTGCTCTTTTCGCTTAATTTAATGCAATATTTATATTCGAGCTTTGAGTATGATCCGACAGCGACAAATGTAACGACAACGGCAAGTGAGGCATTTGCATTAAAACGGGGTGTTTGTCAGGATTTCACCCATGTTATGCTGGCTGTTTTACGGGCTAAAGGAATTCCAGCTCGCTATGTCAGTGGCTATTTATATGTCGATGAAAACTCAGCCCTCATTGGTGATATTGCAACACATGCTTGGGTAGAAGTCATGATCCCGGGTATTGGCTGGATTGGTCTTGATCCCACGAATAATGTGGAAGTATTGGAAAATCATATTATTTTATGTATTGGTCGCGATTATAGTGACATTAGCCCTGTGGAAGGTGTATATTCTGGAGGCAAGCATGATTTAACAGTCAAAGTGAATGTCAAAGCATTGAATCATTTATAA